Proteins co-encoded in one Pseudomonas beijingensis genomic window:
- a CDS encoding scabin-related ADP-ribosyltransferase: MEQWGYDWITHASGSAGTVFSSATRNQLIAQHYASEWVYEFRAPHGIDQVQSGGPFPGEEEISYPGGVKAHFIKQACKAHNLADCRTNPNYREPTGHETMREVAVMAIDWNRLTPREGLAWVKSQESLWAVGSTKVNPVQGADALTNGLRGLNSLPPNLRFAMYQEDHLAQSIVVAFRDYSEAKLWATQEASNGGWVYEVRPNSVAVDLSVRNAGSREGAFAFIGGIKGGLLMNARRFEKGVSEPVECIGIEKEVCRRENIHQ, encoded by the coding sequence GTGGAGCAATGGGGGTACGACTGGATCACCCACGCGAGCGGAAGCGCAGGGACGGTGTTCAGCAGCGCAACCCGCAATCAACTGATCGCCCAGCACTACGCCAGCGAGTGGGTGTACGAGTTCAGGGCCCCCCACGGAATCGATCAGGTGCAATCGGGGGGGCCCTTTCCCGGTGAGGAGGAAATCAGCTACCCGGGCGGGGTCAAGGCGCACTTTATCAAGCAGGCCTGCAAGGCACACAATCTTGCCGATTGCAGGACGAACCCAAACTACCGGGAGCCCACCGGCCACGAGACGATGCGGGAGGTCGCGGTGATGGCCATCGACTGGAACCGGCTGACGCCTCGAGAGGGTTTGGCATGGGTAAAGTCCCAGGAATCCCTTTGGGCCGTCGGCTCTACGAAGGTCAACCCCGTGCAGGGCGCGGATGCGCTGACCAATGGGTTACGGGGCTTGAACTCTTTGCCACCGAACTTGAGATTCGCGATGTATCAGGAGGATCATCTGGCGCAATCGATCGTTGTGGCATTTCGCGACTATAGCGAAGCCAAGCTCTGGGCCACCCAGGAAGCCTCGAACGGCGGCTGGGTCTATGAAGTCAGGCCCAACAGCGTGGCGGTGGATTTGTCGGTACGTAACGCGGGTTCCCGTGAAGGCGCCTTCGCGTTCATCGGCGGTATCAAGGGAGGCTTGTTGATGAACGCCCGGCGTTTCGAGAAAGGCGTGAGTGAACCGGTCGAGTGCATTGGCATAGAGAAAGAAGTTTGCCGGCGCGAAAACATCCACCAATAG
- a CDS encoding L,D-transpeptidase family protein has translation MRWLLVLFCLSFTAVCQAAAVGTYNGKVIEKVLVLKSAHQLQLINDGKPLKTYRISLGKGAKKGPKLIEGDKRTPEGFYWLDWRKTSDRFYLSMHISYPNISDAARARREGVEPGGMIMIHGTPDSEENPEQLFHTLDWTDGCIAMRNVDMREVWNLVPDGTMIEIRP, from the coding sequence ATGCGCTGGTTGCTTGTCCTGTTCTGCTTGTCGTTCACCGCTGTGTGCCAGGCCGCCGCCGTGGGTACCTACAACGGCAAGGTCATCGAAAAAGTGCTGGTGCTCAAGTCCGCCCATCAATTGCAATTGATCAACGACGGCAAGCCGCTCAAGACCTATCGCATCTCCCTGGGCAAGGGCGCCAAAAAAGGCCCCAAGCTGATAGAAGGCGACAAGCGTACCCCCGAAGGTTTTTATTGGCTGGACTGGCGCAAGACCAGCGACCGCTTCTACCTGTCGATGCACATTTCCTACCCCAACATCAGCGACGCCGCCCGCGCCCGCCGCGAAGGTGTGGAGCCAGGGGGCATGATCATGATCCACGGCACACCGGATTCGGAAGAGAACCCTGAGCAGTTGTTCCATACGCTGGACTGGACCGACGGCTGCATCGCCATGCGCAACGTGGACATGCGCGAAGTCTGGAACCTGGTGCCGGATGGGACGATGATCGAAATCCGTCCGTAG
- a CDS encoding NUDIX hydrolase has protein sequence MKFCSQCGNPVTQRIPEGDSRLRFVCDTCHAIHYQNPNIVAGCVPTWGSKVLLCRRAIEPRRGYWTLPAGFMENGETIEQAAVRETAEEACARVRNLSIYTLIDVPHISQVHVFFRAELVDEDFAAGPESLEVKLFEEADIPWDELAFRTVGRTLEYFYADRRSEDYPVRCESIPPLAQPANT, from the coding sequence ATGAAATTCTGCAGCCAGTGCGGTAACCCGGTGACCCAGCGCATACCCGAAGGCGACTCGCGCCTGCGCTTTGTCTGCGACACGTGCCACGCCATCCATTACCAGAACCCCAACATCGTGGCCGGTTGCGTACCGACCTGGGGCAGCAAAGTCCTGCTGTGCCGGCGCGCCATCGAGCCGCGGCGCGGTTACTGGACCCTGCCGGCGGGCTTCATGGAGAACGGCGAGACCATCGAACAGGCCGCCGTGCGCGAAACCGCCGAAGAGGCCTGCGCCCGGGTGCGAAACTTGAGCATCTATACGCTGATTGACGTACCGCACATCAGCCAGGTACATGTATTCTTCCGCGCCGAACTGGTGGACGAGGATTTCGCCGCCGGGCCCGAGAGCCTGGAAGTGAAGTTGTTCGAAGAAGCGGACATTCCCTGGGACGAGCTGGCTTTCCGTACGGTGGGCCGCACCCTGGAATATTTCTACGCGGACCGACGCAGCGAGGACTACCCTGTGCGTTGCGAATCGATCCCGCCACTGGCTCAGCCTGCCAATACATAA
- a CDS encoding CoA pyrophosphatase → MLDELLHRVSNHTPHDLQTDQRFPEAAVLVPITRSDEPELVLTLRASGLSTHGGEVAFPGGRRDPEDPDLIFTALREAEEEIGLPPGLVEVIGPLSPLISLHGIKVTPYVGVIPDYVEYQANDAEIAAVFSVPLEFFRKDPREHTHRIDYQGRSWYVPSYRFEGYKIWGLTAIMIVELVNLLYDAGIDLHTPPKSYINT, encoded by the coding sequence ATGCTGGACGAGCTACTGCATCGAGTAAGCAACCATACCCCGCACGATCTGCAGACCGACCAACGTTTCCCTGAAGCCGCGGTGCTGGTGCCGATCACCCGCAGCGATGAACCGGAGCTGGTACTGACCCTGCGCGCCAGTGGGCTCTCGACCCATGGCGGCGAAGTGGCGTTTCCCGGCGGGCGTCGCGACCCGGAAGATCCGGATCTGATCTTCACCGCCCTGCGCGAAGCCGAGGAAGAAATCGGCCTGCCGCCCGGCCTGGTGGAAGTGATCGGCCCCCTCAGCCCGTTGATCTCGCTCCATGGCATCAAGGTCACGCCGTATGTCGGGGTGATTCCGGACTACGTCGAATACCAGGCCAACGATGCCGAGATCGCGGCGGTGTTCAGCGTGCCGCTGGAGTTTTTCCGCAAGGATCCGCGCGAACACACCCACCGGATCGATTACCAGGGCCGCAGTTGGTACGTGCCCAGCTATCGTTTCGAGGGGTACAAGATCTGGGGGCTGACGGCGATCATGATCGTCGAGTTGGTCAACCTGCTGTACGACGCCGGCATCGACCTGCACACGCCGCCCAAAAGCTACATCAATACCTGA
- a CDS encoding gamma carbonic anhydrase family protein, which yields MKYRLGDARVETHPQSWVAPNATLVGKVRLEEGANVWFNAVLRGDNELILIGKDSNVQDGTVMHTDMGYPLTIGTGVTIGHNAMLHGCTVGDYSLIGINAVILNGAKIGKHCIIGANALIGENKEIPDGSLVMGSPGKVVRELTEAQKNMLVASAAHYVHNSQRYARDLAEQEP from the coding sequence ATGAAATATCGCCTGGGCGATGCCCGTGTCGAAACCCACCCACAGAGCTGGGTCGCGCCCAACGCCACGCTGGTGGGCAAGGTCCGCCTCGAAGAGGGTGCCAATGTCTGGTTCAACGCCGTGCTGCGCGGCGACAACGAACTGATCCTGATCGGCAAGGACAGCAATGTGCAGGACGGCACGGTGATGCACACCGACATGGGGTATCCACTGACCATCGGCACTGGCGTGACCATCGGCCACAACGCCATGCTCCATGGCTGTACGGTGGGCGATTACAGCCTCATCGGCATCAACGCGGTGATCCTCAATGGCGCGAAGATCGGCAAGCACTGCATCATCGGCGCCAACGCGCTGATCGGTGAAAACAAGGAGATTCCCGACGGCTCGCTGGTGATGGGCTCCCCCGGCAAGGTGGTGCGTGAATTGACCGAAGCCCAGAAGAACATGCTCGTGGCCAGCGCGGCGCACTATGTGCACAATTCCCAGCGCTATGCCCGCGACCTGGCCGAGCAGGAACCATGA
- a CDS encoding DUF1289 domain-containing protein, with protein MSAPERPVPSPCVNICALDDDDICTGCQRTVAEITRWSRMDNEERRGVLALCHERAKASGLVWMLPARR; from the coding sequence ATGAGCGCCCCTGAACGGCCGGTGCCTTCGCCCTGCGTGAACATCTGCGCGCTGGATGATGACGACATCTGCACCGGCTGCCAGCGCACCGTGGCGGAAATCACCCGGTGGAGTCGGATGGACAACGAGGAGCGGCGCGGGGTTTTGGCGCTGTGTCATGAACGGGCCAAGGCCAGTGGGCTGGTGTGGATGTTGCCGGCTAGGCGGTGA
- a CDS encoding Pr6Pr family membrane protein yields the protein MGIDRGPRLTLRQRFVSVTALLAWAGLSIQLYLILLGRWELGASLLGGLVSFFSFFTVLTNLWVAVVLTWELTPRPSPARRWFLQPSVRSGVAVSIALVSLAYNLLLRHLWQPEGWQFVADELLHDVVPLLYIAYWWRWVPKGSLRLGHIGLWMVYPLAYFAYVLLRGDLLAAYPYPFIDVASLGYPQVFINAGGILVGFVGIALGVVGVDRWASLK from the coding sequence GTGGGGATTGATAGAGGTCCTCGCCTCACCCTGCGCCAGCGCTTCGTGTCGGTGACGGCGCTGCTGGCTTGGGCGGGGTTGAGCATCCAGTTGTATCTGATCCTGCTAGGTCGTTGGGAGCTGGGCGCGAGCCTGCTGGGCGGGTTGGTGAGTTTCTTCAGTTTCTTCACGGTGCTGACCAACCTGTGGGTGGCGGTGGTCCTGACCTGGGAACTGACCCCTCGCCCATCCCCGGCCCGCCGCTGGTTCCTGCAGCCCAGCGTACGCAGCGGCGTCGCCGTGAGCATCGCCCTGGTCAGCCTGGCCTACAACCTGCTGCTGCGCCACCTCTGGCAACCCGAAGGCTGGCAGTTCGTGGCCGACGAATTACTGCATGACGTGGTGCCCTTGCTGTACATCGCCTATTGGTGGCGGTGGGTGCCCAAAGGCAGTTTGCGCCTGGGCCACATCGGGCTGTGGATGGTTTATCCCTTGGCCTATTTCGCCTATGTTTTGCTGCGGGGAGATTTACTGGCGGCCTACCCCTACCCTTTTATTGATGTGGCGAGCCTGGGTTATCCACAGGTGTTCATCAATGCTGGGGGGATATTGGTGGGGTTTGTCGGGATTGCGTTGGGGGTGGTGGGGGTGGATCGGTGGGCATCTTTGAAATAG
- a CDS encoding VF530 family DNA-binding protein: protein MTEPNNNPLHGVTLEQILNALVQHYEWSGLAERIDIRCFKSDPSIKSSLTFLRKTPWAREKVERLYIKLMRTKRPV, encoded by the coding sequence ATGACCGAACCCAACAACAACCCGCTGCACGGCGTGACGCTGGAACAGATCCTCAACGCCCTCGTGCAGCACTATGAATGGTCGGGCCTGGCTGAACGCATCGATATCCGCTGCTTCAAAAGCGACCCGAGCATCAAGTCGAGCCTGACCTTCTTGCGCAAGACGCCTTGGGCGCGGGAGAAGGTCGAGCGCCTGTACATCAAGTTGATGCGCACCAAACGGCCGGTCTGA
- a CDS encoding glucose/quinate/shikimate family membrane-bound PQQ-dependent dehydrogenase, with protein MSTEGALSRSRLLPSLLGILLLLMGLALLAGGVKLSTLGGSLYYLLAGIGLALTGVLLIMARRAALGLYALVLFASTVWALWEVGLDWWQLVPRLAMLFALGIVMLLPWFRRPLLTADASTMGTRALGAAVVIAGIAALASQFTNPGEIKGQLDRDSVPGMTNTAPAMPDGDWNSYGRSAHGDRYSPLAQITPENVSKLKQAWTYRTGDLPGPNDPGETTAENTPLKVNGMLYVCTPHSQVIALEPETGKEIWRFDPKLSTQKAENFKGWAHMTCRGVTYHDDAVYASAEQSPTGTASTSPASTVCPRRIFLPTADTRLIALNADTGKMCEDFGDKGQVDLTANIGGFTAGGYYSTSPPAVTQNLVVIGGHVTDNVSTDEPSGVIRAYDVHTGKLVWNWDSGNPDDTTPIAEGQTYTRNSPNMWSMFSVDEKLGMLYLPMGNQTPDQFGGFRTPESEKYAAGLTALDIATGKVRWYFQFTHHDLWDMDVGGQPTLMDLKTADGVKPAVLASTKQGSIYVLDRSNGQPIVPIKEIPVPQGAVEGDHTSPTQPMSDLNFVPPVLEERDMWGVTPFDQMLCRIDFKSLRYDGMFTPPSLQGSIVYPGNFGVFDWGGISVDPVRQIAFVNPSYMAFKSKLVPAAEVAGGPGRKSETEGVQPNKGAPYGVILEALLSPMGLPCQAPAWGYVAAVDLTNNKTLWKHKNGTVRDSSPVPIPLSMGVPSLGGPFTTASGLAFLSGTLDQYLRAYDVKNGKQLWEGRLPAGAQTTPMTYTGKDGKQYVLVVAGGHGSLGTQQGDYVIAYKLPD; from the coding sequence ATGAGCACTGAGGGTGCTTTGAGTCGAAGCCGTCTGCTACCGAGCCTGCTCGGCATTCTGCTTCTATTGATGGGCCTGGCCCTGCTGGCCGGGGGAGTCAAGCTGAGCACGCTTGGCGGCTCGCTGTATTACCTGCTGGCCGGTATCGGCCTGGCGCTGACCGGCGTGCTGCTGATCATGGCCCGTCGCGCGGCGCTGGGCCTGTACGCACTGGTGCTGTTCGCCAGCACCGTATGGGCACTGTGGGAAGTGGGCCTGGACTGGTGGCAACTGGTGCCGCGCCTGGCGATGCTGTTTGCCCTGGGCATCGTCATGTTGCTGCCGTGGTTCCGCCGCCCACTGTTGACCGCCGATGCCTCGACCATGGGTACCCGCGCATTGGGCGCCGCCGTGGTCATCGCCGGTATCGCCGCGCTCGCCAGCCAGTTCACCAACCCGGGTGAGATCAAGGGCCAACTGGACCGCGACAGCGTGCCGGGCATGACCAACACCGCACCGGCCATGCCGGATGGCGACTGGAACTCCTACGGGCGCAGCGCCCACGGCGACCGCTATTCGCCCCTGGCGCAGATCACCCCCGAGAACGTCAGCAAGCTGAAGCAAGCCTGGACCTATCGCACCGGCGACCTGCCAGGGCCGAACGACCCGGGTGAAACCACTGCGGAAAACACCCCGCTGAAGGTCAACGGCATGCTTTACGTGTGCACGCCTCACAGCCAGGTGATTGCCCTGGAGCCTGAAACTGGCAAGGAAATCTGGCGTTTCGATCCGAAGCTTTCCACGCAAAAAGCGGAAAACTTCAAGGGTTGGGCCCACATGACCTGCCGTGGCGTGACCTACCACGATGACGCCGTGTACGCCTCCGCCGAGCAGAGCCCCACCGGCACCGCCAGCACCTCGCCGGCCAGCACCGTGTGCCCGCGGCGGATCTTCCTGCCGACCGCCGACACCCGCCTGATCGCCCTCAACGCCGACACCGGCAAGATGTGCGAAGACTTCGGCGACAAGGGCCAGGTCGACCTGACCGCCAACATCGGCGGCTTCACGGCCGGCGGCTACTACTCCACCTCGCCACCGGCGGTCACCCAGAACCTGGTGGTGATCGGCGGCCACGTCACCGATAACGTTTCCACCGACGAACCCAGCGGTGTGATCCGCGCCTACGACGTGCACACCGGCAAGCTGGTGTGGAACTGGGACAGCGGCAACCCGGACGACACCACGCCGATTGCCGAAGGCCAGACCTACACCCGCAACTCGCCGAACATGTGGTCCATGTTCAGCGTCGATGAAAAACTCGGCATGCTCTACCTGCCGATGGGCAACCAGACCCCTGACCAGTTCGGTGGCTTTCGGACCCCGGAATCGGAAAAGTACGCCGCCGGCCTGACCGCCCTGGACATTGCCACCGGCAAGGTGCGCTGGTACTTCCAGTTCACCCACCACGACCTGTGGGACATGGACGTTGGTGGTCAACCGACCCTGATGGACCTGAAGACCGCTGACGGCGTGAAACCGGCGGTACTGGCGTCGACCAAGCAGGGCAGCATCTACGTGCTGGACCGTAGCAATGGTCAGCCGATCGTGCCGATCAAGGAAATCCCGGTGCCGCAAGGCGCGGTGGAAGGCGATCACACCTCGCCGACCCAACCGATGTCCGACCTGAACTTCGTGCCGCCGGTCCTCGAGGAACGCGACATGTGGGGCGTGACCCCGTTCGACCAGATGCTGTGCCGGATCGACTTCAAGTCGTTGCGCTATGACGGCATGTTCACCCCGCCGTCGCTGCAAGGCTCGATCGTCTACCCGGGCAACTTCGGCGTATTCGACTGGGGCGGCATTTCGGTGGACCCGGTGCGCCAGATCGCCTTCGTCAACCCGAGCTACATGGCGTTCAAGTCAAAACTGGTGCCAGCGGCGGAAGTGGCCGGCGGCCCGGGTCGCAAGAGCGAAACCGAAGGCGTGCAGCCGAACAAAGGCGCGCCGTATGGCGTAATCCTCGAAGCGCTGCTTTCGCCCATGGGCCTGCCTTGCCAGGCACCTGCGTGGGGTTATGTCGCGGCCGTGGACTTGACCAACAACAAGACCCTGTGGAAGCACAAGAACGGCACCGTGCGTGACAGCTCGCCGGTACCGATCCCGCTGAGCATGGGTGTTCCGAGCTTGGGTGGCCCCTTCACCACCGCCAGTGGCCTGGCGTTCCTCAGCGGCACGCTGGACCAGTACCTGCGCGCCTACGACGTGAAAAACGGCAAGCAACTGTGGGAAGGCCGCCTGCCCGCCGGCGCCCAGACCACGCCGATGACCTACACCGGCAAGGACGGCAAGCAATACGTGCTGGTCGTTGCGGGCGGTCATGGTTCCCTGGGGACCCAGCAGGGTGATTATGTGATTGCCTACAAACTGCCGGATTAA
- the purT gene encoding formate-dependent phosphoribosylglycinamide formyltransferase, translated as MTRIGTPLSPTATRVLLCGSGELGKEVVIELQRLGVEVIAVDRYANAPAMQVAHRSHVINMLDGAALRAVIEAEKPHFIVPEIEAIATATLVELEAEGFTVIPTARAAQLTMNREGIRRLAAEELGLPTSPYFFADTVDDYRKAVETLGFPCVVKPVMSSSGKGQSLLRSADDVQKAWDYAQEGGRAGKGRVIIEGFIDFDYEITLLTVRHVGGTTFCAPVGHRQEKGDYQESWQPQAMSPKALAESERVAKAVTEALGGRGLFGVELFIKGDQVWFSEVSPRPHDTGLVTLISQDLSQFALHARAILGLPIPLIRQFGPSASAVILVEGQSTQTAFANLGAALSEPDTALRLFGKPEVNGQRRLGVALARDESIEAARAKATRASQAVKIEL; from the coding sequence ATGACCCGTATCGGAACCCCATTGTCGCCCACCGCGACCCGCGTTTTGTTGTGTGGCAGCGGCGAGCTGGGCAAGGAAGTGGTAATCGAACTGCAGCGCCTGGGCGTCGAAGTGATTGCCGTGGATCGCTACGCCAACGCGCCGGCCATGCAAGTGGCCCACCGCAGCCATGTGATCAACATGCTCGACGGCGCCGCCCTGCGTGCGGTGATCGAAGCCGAAAAGCCGCACTTCATCGTGCCGGAAATCGAAGCCATCGCCACCGCCACCCTGGTGGAACTGGAAGCCGAAGGCTTCACCGTGATCCCTACCGCCCGCGCCGCGCAATTGACCATGAACCGCGAAGGCATCCGGCGCCTGGCCGCCGAAGAACTGGGCCTGCCCACATCGCCGTACTTCTTCGCCGACACCGTGGACGACTACCGCAAGGCCGTCGAGACCCTGGGCTTCCCGTGCGTGGTCAAGCCGGTGATGAGTTCCTCGGGCAAGGGCCAGAGCCTGCTGCGCAGTGCCGATGACGTGCAGAAAGCCTGGGACTACGCCCAGGAAGGTGGCCGCGCCGGAAAGGGCCGGGTGATCATCGAAGGATTCATCGATTTCGACTACGAAATCACCTTGCTCACCGTGCGTCACGTGGGCGGCACCACCTTCTGCGCTCCGGTCGGCCACCGTCAGGAAAAAGGCGACTATCAGGAATCCTGGCAGCCCCAGGCCATGAGCCCGAAAGCCCTGGCCGAATCCGAGCGCGTGGCCAAGGCGGTGACCGAGGCCTTGGGTGGTCGCGGCCTGTTTGGCGTCGAGCTGTTCATCAAGGGTGACCAGGTGTGGTTCAGCGAAGTCTCGCCGCGCCCGCATGACACCGGCCTGGTGACGCTGATTTCCCAGGACCTGTCGCAGTTCGCCTTGCACGCCCGCGCCATTCTCGGCCTGCCGATCCCACTGATCCGCCAGTTCGGCCCGTCGGCGTCGGCGGTGATCCTGGTGGAAGGCCAGTCGACCCAGACCGCGTTCGCCAACCTGGGCGCGGCCCTGAGCGAACCGGACACCGCCCTGCGCCTGTTCGGCAAACCGGAAGTCAACGGCCAGCGCCGCCTGGGCGTGGCCCTGGCCCGCGATGAGTCCATCGAAGCGGCCCGCGCCAAGGCGACCCGGGCTTCCCAGGCGGTCAAGATCGAGTTGTAA
- a CDS encoding preQ0 transporter, which yields MLFLLAYISSVVLINFAFSAAPHLDIIWSAWGGLVFILRDMVQTRFGHGAIVAMLVALVLSYVTSDPTIALASATAFAVSECVDWLVFTITKRPLHDRLWISSALSIPLDTFIFFGLIDALTPAVVITALLSKFAGVTAVWLIMAWRLRKQAVAG from the coding sequence ATGCTTTTCCTGCTCGCCTACATCAGCAGCGTCGTGCTGATCAACTTCGCGTTTTCCGCCGCGCCGCACCTGGACATCATCTGGTCGGCCTGGGGCGGGCTGGTGTTTATCCTGCGGGACATGGTGCAGACCCGCTTCGGCCATGGCGCCATCGTGGCGATGCTGGTGGCGCTGGTGTTGTCCTATGTCACCTCGGACCCGACCATCGCCCTGGCCAGCGCCACGGCGTTCGCGGTGTCCGAGTGCGTCGACTGGCTGGTGTTCACGATCACCAAGCGTCCGCTCCATGACCGGTTGTGGATCAGTTCGGCCTTGAGCATTCCCCTGGACACGTTCATCTTCTTCGGTCTGATCGATGCCCTGACGCCCGCCGTGGTGATCACCGCCCTGCTCTCGAAATTCGCCGGGGTGACCGCCGTCTGGCTGATCATGGCCTGGCGTCTACGCAAACAGGCCGTCGCCGGCTGA
- a CDS encoding siderophore-interacting protein, producing MTEVDPNTIHRVSHEIKRRRLQVLRVEDLTPRMRRITVGGPELAGFVSLGTDDHVKLLFPQNAEEQAALENFSPSASKAQGPMPEMRDYTPRRYDLDTLEMDIDFVLHGDGPAATWAAQAAPGQYLNIAGPRGSMIVPDIFDSYLLIGDETALPAIARRLEGLAPNRRALVVVEVENGAEQQVLQSPAQVHVIWVLREGRQDNLLRTVQQLEMPGGKLYTWVATESKVSRQIRKVLLEEKGLDQDFVKAVGYWKLEGSEED from the coding sequence ATGACCGAAGTCGATCCAAACACCATTCACCGTGTCAGCCACGAGATCAAACGTCGTCGCCTGCAAGTGCTGCGGGTCGAGGACCTGACCCCGCGCATGCGCCGCATCACCGTCGGCGGGCCGGAACTGGCCGGGTTCGTCAGCCTGGGCACCGACGACCACGTTAAATTGCTGTTCCCGCAGAACGCCGAGGAACAGGCCGCCCTGGAAAACTTCAGCCCTAGCGCCAGTAAGGCCCAGGGCCCGATGCCCGAGATGCGCGACTACACCCCGCGCCGCTATGACCTGGACACCCTGGAGATGGACATCGATTTCGTGCTCCACGGCGACGGCCCGGCCGCGACCTGGGCGGCCCAGGCGGCACCAGGGCAATACCTCAACATCGCCGGGCCCCGGGGCTCGATGATCGTGCCGGATATCTTCGACAGCTACCTGTTGATCGGCGACGAAACCGCCCTGCCCGCCATTGCCCGCCGCCTAGAAGGCCTGGCGCCCAACCGCCGGGCCCTGGTGGTGGTGGAAGTGGAAAACGGCGCCGAGCAGCAAGTGCTCCAAAGCCCGGCACAGGTGCACGTGATCTGGGTGTTGCGCGAAGGCCGCCAGGACAACCTGCTGCGAACCGTGCAACAGCTGGAAATGCCCGGCGGCAAGCTGTACACCTGGGTCGCGACCGAGAGCAAAGTGTCGCGGCAGATCCGCAAGGTGTTGCTGGAGGAGAAAGGGTTGGACCAGGACTTTGTGAAGGCGGTGGGGTATTGGAAGCTGGAGGGCAGCGAGGAAGATTGA
- a CDS encoding helix-turn-helix transcriptional regulator, with amino-acid sequence MNALYSHSDSSSKREHDGFERRPTGSRGSRAPRVFAAGDLKVLLLALIAEQPCHGYDLIRRIEHMFEGAYSPSPGVIYPTLTFLEMNAMISCGVEDGKKCYSVTDAGRLSLEDQAVALDEVRTRIEISKRTLRGHDRPPEIHEAVYNLRHALQKHHGHWSPEEIRRVRDLLDATAKAIVDGPDRPSVSESSQ; translated from the coding sequence ATGAACGCCCTTTATTCTCATTCCGATTCTTCCTCCAAACGCGAACACGACGGTTTCGAACGACGCCCGACAGGCTCGCGTGGCAGCCGGGCGCCGCGGGTCTTCGCCGCCGGTGATTTGAAAGTGTTGTTGCTGGCGCTGATTGCCGAACAGCCGTGCCATGGCTATGACCTGATCCGTCGGATCGAGCACATGTTCGAGGGCGCCTACAGCCCCAGCCCCGGTGTGATCTACCCGACCCTGACCTTTCTGGAAATGAACGCCATGATCAGTTGCGGCGTCGAAGACGGAAAAAAGTGCTACAGCGTGACCGATGCCGGACGTCTATCTCTTGAGGACCAGGCCGTGGCGCTGGATGAGGTGCGTACGCGCATTGAAATCAGCAAGCGCACGTTGCGCGGCCATGATCGTCCCCCGGAAATCCATGAAGCGGTGTATAACCTGCGCCATGCCCTGCAAAAGCACCATGGCCACTGGAGCCCGGAAGAAATCCGACGGGTGCGCGACCTGCTCGACGCCACCGCCAAAGCCATCGTCGACGGCCCCGACCGTCCCTCTGTCTCGGAGTCAAGCCAATGA
- a CDS encoding CS1 type fimbrial major subunit: MLKQLVSGTALVAAALGSSLAFADDDARSSIHITANIPTQQFHVQPRNPDFGKDETMSYNTVSGTLTSLRQTYDVKNTEGSVNAYIEGGPAALYNGSNSIALTTAFNGVVLTATPQEVVDDATSTPGTQADMTIVAATPLATQNGLYTADMTVVFDAVPRP, encoded by the coding sequence ATGCTCAAACAACTCGTATCCGGTACTGCCCTGGTCGCCGCTGCCCTGGGTTCTTCGCTGGCATTCGCTGACGATGATGCACGCTCCTCCATTCACATCACCGCGAACATCCCGACCCAGCAGTTCCATGTGCAGCCGCGCAACCCGGACTTCGGTAAAGATGAAACCATGAGCTACAACACGGTCAGCGGCACCTTGACTTCGTTGCGCCAGACCTATGACGTGAAGAACACCGAAGGCTCGGTAAACGCTTACATCGAAGGCGGCCCGGCCGCGCTGTACAACGGCAGCAACTCCATCGCCCTGACCACTGCCTTCAACGGCGTCGTCCTGACCGCCACGCCGCAGGAAGTGGTGGACGATGCCACCTCCACCCCAGGCACCCAGGCTGACATGACCATCGTCGCGGCCACGCCCCTGGCTACCCAGAACGGCCTGTACACCGCCGACATGACCGTCGTCTTCGACGCCGTGCCGCGCCCGTAA